In a single window of the Scophthalmus maximus strain ysfricsl-2021 chromosome 18, ASM2237912v1, whole genome shotgun sequence genome:
- the LOC118289707 gene encoding inactive serine protease 35-like isoform X1, whose translation MDGKLLRCFLNVCSGMGLKHLLCLLLCAAALTVPGVFGKDGNNEASSWTRQSLPVLLDTHTQLLSTPLFRGQEEDEETGRAKTLCGIECHGSLPPVDQAEQERILGYETMYENGTRTHTDIGLQGFNETSAGKPAHSQTHIRRKRQVYGADGRFVISDSHFTTNYPFSTAVRLSTGCSGVLVSPKHVLTAAHCIHDGSDYLESARGLKVGVLQLKTKKRRGGRRRGGRRRGGRTGEEKEWEQIMEEGEEQNIIDGDVVRGGRRGRGRRGRRVKGHVVAEDGNIGEFEKGGGKRKGLGRARRSVEPSKQPVFRWTRVKQTQIPQGWIHTDSSKNSVSSDYDYTLLELKRPVKQKYMRLGVAPSAAPLARIHFSGYDTDKSLLDGRGDEKVVYRFCSVAKESDNLMYQQCDAQPGATGAGVYVRLREEAGDTGGKEKWQRRVIGVFSGHKWVEVDGGQLRDFNVAVRITPPKYAQICHWIHGDPSVCEDV comes from the exons ATGGACGGGAAGTTGCTGAGGTGCTTTTTGAATGTTTGCAG tggAATGGGCCTCAAACACcttctgtgtctgctgctctgtgcgGCAGCACTGACAGTTCCTGGAGTGTTTGGTAAAGATGGGAACAATGAGGCGTCCAGTTGGACCAGGCAGAGCCTCCCGGTgctgctggacacacacacgcagctttTAAGCACCCCCTTATTcagagggcaggaggaggatgaggagacagGAAGGGCGAAGACACTCTGTGGGATAGAGTGTCACGGCAGCCTGCCCCCTGTAGACCAGGCTGAGCAAGAGAGGATTCTGGGATACGAGACAATGTATGAGAacggcacgcgcacacacacagatatcgGTTTGCAAGGGTTTAATGAGACGTCTGCTGGAAAGCCAGCCCACTCGCAAACCCACATCCGAAGGAAACGCCAGGTTTACGGGGCAGACGGACGCTTTGTGATCTCTGATTCACATTTTACCACCAACTACCCGTTCTCCACTGCGGTTCGCCTCTCCACCGGCTGCTCTGGAGTCCTAGTATCCCCAAAACATGTGCTGACAGCCGCACACTGCATCCATGACGGCAGCGACTACCTGGAGAGTGCCAGAGGGCTCAAAGTAGGAGTGCTGCAgctcaaaaccaaaaaaagaagaggcggaagaaggagaggagggcgaCGGAGGGGTGGAAGGACAGGTGAGGAGAAAGAATGGGAGCAGATAatggaggagggcgaggagcaGAATATTATAGATGGAGATGTAGTGAGAGGTGGACGTAGGGGTAGGGGACGCAGAGGAAGAAGGGTGAAAGGTCATGTGGTTGCTGAGGATGGAAATATAGGTGAGTTTGAAAAGGGCGGGGGAAAACGAAAAGGCCTCGGCCGCGCTCGACGCAGTGTTGAACCCAGCAAGCAGCCCGTCTTCCGATGGACCCGAGTCAAACAAACCCAAATCCCTCAAGGTTGGATCCACACAGACAGCTCCAAAAACTCAGTTTCCTCCGACTACGATTACACCCTTCTGGAGCTGAAACGACCAGTCAAACAAAAGTACATGAGGCTCGGAGTGGCTCCCTCCGCCGCTCCCCTGGCACGGATCCACTTCTCAGGCTATGACACCGACAAAAGCCTGCTGGACGGGCGCGGGGACGAGAAGGTGGTTTATCGCTTTTGCTCCGTGGCAAAGGAGTCTGACAATTTGATGTACCAGCAGTGCGACGCACAGCCCGGCGCGACGGGCGCTGGTGTCTACGTTCGTCTGAGAGAGGAAGCGGGGGACACGGGCGGGAAGGAGAAGTGGCAGAGGAGGGTGATCGGGGTGTTCTCAGGCCACAAGTGGGTGGAGGTGGACGGAGGTCAGCTGAGGGACTTTAATGTGGCCGTGAGGATCACTCCTCCCAAATATGCCCAGATCTGTCACTGGATCCACGGAGATCCAAGTGTCTGTGAAGACGTCTGA
- the LOC118289707 gene encoding inactive serine protease 35-like isoform X2: MGLKHLLCLLLCAAALTVPGVFGKDGNNEASSWTRQSLPVLLDTHTQLLSTPLFRGQEEDEETGRAKTLCGIECHGSLPPVDQAEQERILGYETMYENGTRTHTDIGLQGFNETSAGKPAHSQTHIRRKRQVYGADGRFVISDSHFTTNYPFSTAVRLSTGCSGVLVSPKHVLTAAHCIHDGSDYLESARGLKVGVLQLKTKKRRGGRRRGGRRRGGRTGEEKEWEQIMEEGEEQNIIDGDVVRGGRRGRGRRGRRVKGHVVAEDGNIGEFEKGGGKRKGLGRARRSVEPSKQPVFRWTRVKQTQIPQGWIHTDSSKNSVSSDYDYTLLELKRPVKQKYMRLGVAPSAAPLARIHFSGYDTDKSLLDGRGDEKVVYRFCSVAKESDNLMYQQCDAQPGATGAGVYVRLREEAGDTGGKEKWQRRVIGVFSGHKWVEVDGGQLRDFNVAVRITPPKYAQICHWIHGDPSVCEDV, translated from the coding sequence ATGGGCCTCAAACACcttctgtgtctgctgctctgtgcgGCAGCACTGACAGTTCCTGGAGTGTTTGGTAAAGATGGGAACAATGAGGCGTCCAGTTGGACCAGGCAGAGCCTCCCGGTgctgctggacacacacacgcagctttTAAGCACCCCCTTATTcagagggcaggaggaggatgaggagacagGAAGGGCGAAGACACTCTGTGGGATAGAGTGTCACGGCAGCCTGCCCCCTGTAGACCAGGCTGAGCAAGAGAGGATTCTGGGATACGAGACAATGTATGAGAacggcacgcgcacacacacagatatcgGTTTGCAAGGGTTTAATGAGACGTCTGCTGGAAAGCCAGCCCACTCGCAAACCCACATCCGAAGGAAACGCCAGGTTTACGGGGCAGACGGACGCTTTGTGATCTCTGATTCACATTTTACCACCAACTACCCGTTCTCCACTGCGGTTCGCCTCTCCACCGGCTGCTCTGGAGTCCTAGTATCCCCAAAACATGTGCTGACAGCCGCACACTGCATCCATGACGGCAGCGACTACCTGGAGAGTGCCAGAGGGCTCAAAGTAGGAGTGCTGCAgctcaaaaccaaaaaaagaagaggcggaagaaggagaggagggcgaCGGAGGGGTGGAAGGACAGGTGAGGAGAAAGAATGGGAGCAGATAatggaggagggcgaggagcaGAATATTATAGATGGAGATGTAGTGAGAGGTGGACGTAGGGGTAGGGGACGCAGAGGAAGAAGGGTGAAAGGTCATGTGGTTGCTGAGGATGGAAATATAGGTGAGTTTGAAAAGGGCGGGGGAAAACGAAAAGGCCTCGGCCGCGCTCGACGCAGTGTTGAACCCAGCAAGCAGCCCGTCTTCCGATGGACCCGAGTCAAACAAACCCAAATCCCTCAAGGTTGGATCCACACAGACAGCTCCAAAAACTCAGTTTCCTCCGACTACGATTACACCCTTCTGGAGCTGAAACGACCAGTCAAACAAAAGTACATGAGGCTCGGAGTGGCTCCCTCCGCCGCTCCCCTGGCACGGATCCACTTCTCAGGCTATGACACCGACAAAAGCCTGCTGGACGGGCGCGGGGACGAGAAGGTGGTTTATCGCTTTTGCTCCGTGGCAAAGGAGTCTGACAATTTGATGTACCAGCAGTGCGACGCACAGCCCGGCGCGACGGGCGCTGGTGTCTACGTTCGTCTGAGAGAGGAAGCGGGGGACACGGGCGGGAAGGAGAAGTGGCAGAGGAGGGTGATCGGGGTGTTCTCAGGCCACAAGTGGGTGGAGGTGGACGGAGGTCAGCTGAGGGACTTTAATGTGGCCGTGAGGATCACTCCTCCCAAATATGCCCAGATCTGTCACTGGATCCACGGAGATCCAAGTGTCTGTGAAGACGTCTGA